GAGCATAACAAAATAATAAGATCTCAAAATCAAGAAACAATGAAAAAGTATCCTCATATAAGTAAAAAACAATTACTTGATGAGAGGAAACTAATAAAAGAAACTCCATATTTAAAACCAATTCCTATTAAAAATTGTTTTTTTGTAATGGGTGAGGCAGGCATAGGAAAAACAAATCAATTATGCTATCTCAGCAAAAAATATGAAGAAATATACCCTGTATTATTTCTTAATGGTAGCAGAATGTTGCTAACCGATAAAGACATTGAACAATGCGTTACAGATAGTTTCACTAAAATCTTAAGTATAAATTCAAAAAACGTTTTAGATAGTTTAGAAAAAACATGCTCGGCTAAAAATATAACTGCTCTATTCTTTATAGATGCCATCAATGAATGCTTGAATTTAGATTTAATGAGAGTTTGTTTAGGAAATATTTTAAGCTACAATAAGGACAAAAATATTGCTTTTATAGTAAGTTGTCGTGATATAGACTGGCGTTTTTTTGAAACTGAAAACGAAATCAAGAATTGTATTTTTGATGTTGAAAAGCCTAATCTCTCTCTTCTTAGCGATGAAGAATTTAAGGAAGCTTGGGCACGTTATAAAGAGTACTTTAAACTTGATGGAGATATTTCAGAGGAAATTGTTAGTATTTGTAGGCAACCAATAATGTTGAGGTTTTTTAGTGAAGCTTATCAAGGTGGTAAAGTCCCCGAACAAGATATTAAGCGAATAGAGATTTTTAATAATTATTGGGACAAAAAACTTGATGGCACAGGCGAAAAAAGAGCAGCTCAGAATTTCTTATTTAGTATTGCTGATGCTATGGTAACTCAGAAAAAAGCTGAGTTAATCGAAACCGAAGTTGAAGAGGTAACGGACCAAACAACCGATGAACCGCAAACCACTTTTAGCAAGGTGCTTAGTGAAAATATAATTCTCTACAAAGAATTTGATAGTAGGACAAAAGAAAACAAAATAGGATTTACTTATGAGGCTTTTTTTGAATATGTCATAGCACGGTATTTTTTGAAAAAGTATGGTACTCTTAATGATGAGGATTTGCTTACTCAATTTAAACAAGTTGTAGAAACTATTTCTGATTTCAGAAACTTAATGGGTGCAACAGAATATATTATTTTGTTATTAGAAGATACTGAGGAAAATGGAGATTCTCAGAAAGTTTATGTTAGAATGATAGAGATACTTTCAGAATATCAGGACAAGAATTTAAGGCAGGAAGCAATAACAGTAATTAGGAAATTGAAGAGTGTGGGAGGGATTGAGAACTCATTGCAAAAACTCGCAGATGATAATAATGTTGAAATAAATAAAGGAGTCTATGATATTTTTAAACAAAATTATGAATTTTTCGATGTAACTTTCCAAAGAAATATTTTATGTATTTTAGCTACGAAAGGAAGCAATGAATTTTTACAAACTCCAATTAGCTTTGTGTTGGACTACTATAATCGGTTACCTTCTGAAATTCAAAGTCTAATTATATATTTTTCAGATTGTAATTTCATTAATACTAAAAGAAAAATGTCACAACTACTTTTATCCGAAACAAGGCTTCCACCTAATATTTATGAATCTGCTATAATCAATTTGATAAAAGAAGAGGATCGTATAATCAGGTTCAACATCTTAGAATCACTATCTATAAATATAGATTTGTTAGACAAACAAAATTTGACATTTTGCTTAAATAAACTTATTGAAGATGTAAAAATTGATCATGTACAATTAGCCAAATTAATAGAAGACAAACAGAAAATAATTCCAGAAAAGATAATAATTGATTTTATTGATTGGTCCCTAAATCATTGTGATTATAGAGTCAAACTACCAATTATTTTCTTGATAAAGGCATTTATTGAAAACAAAATAATTTCATTGAATGAAATCTATTTCAATTTTATTGATAGATTAGTTACTGATGCGGATGAGGATGTCAGCCAAAAAGCAGAAGAACTTTTATTCCCACTGTTAAGCTAGAACTACAGACAACATAATCTAAGAAATCATATTTTAATGCGTTGTGGGTTGGCATCTGGCAGGTAAATTGAAATTGTTCTTCCCATTGTCATGCATTGAGTCTCATATTAATATGAATAGAGTGAACTTCAAGCCATATTACATTTATATCTACAAATAAGTTAATAATGATATATCTTAAGTTTATTTAAAGGAGTCATTATATGCTTCAAGTAACAGATATTTGCCCTCTTTCCTGTTTTAATGACAAAAAAATATTCCATGATGAATTTAAAAAAATCACAAATAATTCGACAGCAGAAATACGAATTCCATTAGAAATTGGTGAATACTTTATTAACTATTCTCCCGTAGGAAATTATCCTGATAATCCTTATGTGATTATTTGTGGAAAAACTACATCTAAAGAAAGTCATAAGGATTTTGTAAAAGCATTGAAAAATGGTAAATCATTGCATGAAGCTTGTCTATCATCTATTTACGCAAATGACATGCGAGATAATCTCTTCAAGTATTTGCTTGCTATAGGTTTATTTGATTACTTAAGTAAAATTGTTCCATATTGGGAAACAAATGACCCAAAAACAAGCTGGAATGCTATGTTTGATAATTTGGATGATAGTTTAACTTCTGGAATTCAATTAACTCAAGCATTTAATTGTGCAATAATCCATCCAGTTAAAGGAAGTGCCGAACCTCCTGAAAAAGTCTTCAGAAATGTAAAAGACGAAATTGGATGTCTTTTTAAGCATTTTAGATTAAACGACAATTTAAAATTAATTATTTTTCTTGATACACCTTCAAAGGATCGCAGATTCCATCAAATAGAATACTGGAAAAAAGATAAAGCATCAGCACACAAAAATGTAAAAATAATATCTATAACTCATCCTTCTAATCAGAATCGAGTTATTTTCGATAACCTTAACGATTTAATGCAATTAAACTCAAATAAGAAGAACAATGCTCTCAAACTGTTTAATGAGGCGAAAGATACAATTAACTGTTTATTATCTGAATTAAAATAAGTTCAAAACCATTTTTCCAATTTTGTCTCTGTGTCATTTACTTTATTAGTCAATGACTCTTGGGAAAGTGTAATCGAATATTGTTTAAGAATGTCTTCGGATGACCCATCTCGAATAACTTCAAAGATATCGTTTTTAAATCCCTCTACATATCCCCTAATAGACCAATAAATTGTGCTAAGCAATAAGCCATATCCACTATAACCTAAATATGGAACAGATTTCATTAATTTTAATTCTGTATTTAAAGATCCAACTGATTTGAATACGCTTTTGTGAATACCACCAGTCTCAATCAATAATACATCTACACTTAGTAGAAAAGCACAAATATAAAATTTTTTTACATATTCAGCGTTGTTTCTATCTTCAAGAACTAAATCAGAGCTTTCCAGCAACTCATTATATGAATCAACTACTGGTAAATATCTTTCACCTTTGTTTATAA
The window above is part of the Methanolobus zinderi genome. Proteins encoded here:
- a CDS encoding NACHT domain-containing protein, with translation MVIFEVLCLNLVSAVLYDTAKKITKSHPEALGIYLESIEQLSNKYPELEIDHIQNFLEDEGVKKAITDYLRNPDAEKFLSDLKNQFSIMFDDDFLSEDVESILIDLFQIIESKIEANPTLRNYLEISYLKKIDKAVVEIKKDNDWIAQAMGNEQIEDQYDFFKRVCKLQHKKEVEFISAKYIEELFVPRKKYDDDFQQFLKELNNNREYNKNLPVKNREIEEHNKIIRSQNQETMKKYPHISKKQLLDERKLIKETPYLKPIPIKNCFFVMGEAGIGKTNQLCYLSKKYEEIYPVLFLNGSRMLLTDKDIEQCVTDSFTKILSINSKNVLDSLEKTCSAKNITALFFIDAINECLNLDLMRVCLGNILSYNKDKNIAFIVSCRDIDWRFFETENEIKNCIFDVEKPNLSLLSDEEFKEAWARYKEYFKLDGDISEEIVSICRQPIMLRFFSEAYQGGKVPEQDIKRIEIFNNYWDKKLDGTGEKRAAQNFLFSIADAMVTQKKAELIETEVEEVTDQTTDEPQTTFSKVLSENIILYKEFDSRTKENKIGFTYEAFFEYVIARYFLKKYGTLNDEDLLTQFKQVVETISDFRNLMGATEYIILLLEDTEENGDSQKVYVRMIEILSEYQDKNLRQEAITVIRKLKSVGGIENSLQKLADDNNVEINKGVYDIFKQNYEFFDVTFQRNILCILATKGSNEFLQTPISFVLDYYNRLPSEIQSLIIYFSDCNFINTKRKMSQLLLSETRLPPNIYESAIINLIKEEDRIIRFNILESLSINIDLLDKQNLTFCLNKLIEDVKIDHVQLAKLIEDKQKIIPEKIIIDFIDWSLNHCDYRVKLPIIFLIKAFIENKIISLNEIYFNFIDRLVTDADEDVSQKAEELLFPLLS